A region from the Cannabis sativa cultivar Pink pepper isolate KNU-18-1 chromosome 9, ASM2916894v1, whole genome shotgun sequence genome encodes:
- the LOC115722631 gene encoding nuclear transcription factor Y subunit C-9, with translation MDQQGHGHGQRTAMTGNQAYGVNPYQSNKMMGPSSGGSVGLLQSPTQSAGPSASPQLAQHQLAYQHIHQQQQEQLQQQLRTFWANQYQEIEQSSDFKNHSLPLARIKKIMKADEDVRMISAEAPVIFARACEMFILELTLRSWNHTEENKRRTLQKNDIAAAITRTDIFDFLVDIVPREDLKDEVLASVPRGSLPVAGPADGVPYYYAAPQVAPPGMMVGKPVMDQAVYGQQQARPYMNQPTWPHQQQPPNDS, from the coding sequence ATGGATCAACAAGGGCATGGACATGGGCAGCGCACAGCGATGACTGGTAATCAAGCTTATGGCGTAAACCCTTATCAATCTAACAAAATGATGGGGCCATCTTCAGGTGGATCAGTTGGGTTATTGCAGAGTCCTACTCAATCAGCAGGCCCGTCTGCTTCACCTCAGCTCGCTCAACACCAACTTGCTTATCAGCATATCCATCAGCAGCAACAAGAGCAGCTGCAGCAACAACTCAGGACTTTCTGGGCAAATCAATATCAAGAGATTGAGCAGTCTAGCGATTTCAAGAACCATAGTTTGCCTTTGGCTCGGATCAAGAAAATCATGAAGGCTGATGAAGATGTGAGGATGATATCAGCTGAAGCTCCTGTCATATTCGCCAGGGCGTGCGAGATGTTCATTCTAGAGTTAACACTTCGTTCTTGGAATCACACAGAGGAGAACAAGAGGCGAACGCTTCAAAAGAATGACATTGCAGCTGCAATCACAAGGACTGATATATTCGACTTTCTGGTTGATATTGTCCCGAGAGAGGATCTGAAAGACGAAGTGCTTGCTTCAGTTCCTAGAGGGAGCCTCCCTGTTGCTGGTCCAGCTGATGGTGTCCCTTACTACTATGCTGCTCCCCAGGTTGCTCCCCCAGGTATGATGGTTGGAAAGCCTGTGATGGATCAAGCTGTGTACGGGCAACAACAGGCTCGTCCTTACATGAATCAGCCAACATGGCCACATCAACAACAACCCCCCAATGATTCTTGA
- the LOC115722630 gene encoding ATP-dependent (S)-NAD(P)H-hydrate dehydratase isoform X2, which translates to MGEPNLEAAAENILRAITPTLDPSKHKGQAGKIAVIGGCREYTGAPYFAAITALKIGADLSHVFCTKDAAPVIKSYSPEIIVHPILEESYSVRDEDKKSILDKVLAEVDKWMERFDCLVVGPGLGRDPFLLDCVSEIMKHARQSNVPIVVDGDGLFLVTNCLDLVSGYPLAVLTPNVNEYKRLVQKVLRCEVNDDDAIGQLLSLAQQIGGVTILRKGKCDLITDGETVTSVSIYGSPRRCGGQGDILSGSVAVFTSWARQLVSSSDRNTSISPRNPTMLGCIAASTLLRKAASHAFNVKKRSTLTTDIIEYLGRSLDDISPVS; encoded by the exons ATGGGTGAACCAAATTTAGAAGCTGCTGCAGAGAACATTTTGAGAGCAATTACTCCTACTCTTGATCCCAGTAAGCATAAGGGGCAGGCAG GAAAGATAGCTGTTATAGGTGGTTGTCGTGAATACACTGGTGCTCCATACTTTGCTGCTATTACTGCATTGAAAATT GGAGCGGATTTGTCCCATGTTTTCTGTACAAAAGATGCTGCCCCTGTTATAAAAAGCTACAGTCCTGAGATAATTGTGCATCCAATTTTAGAGGAGTCTTACAGTGTCAG GGATGAAGACAAAAAATCCATTTTGGATAAAGTTCTTGCTGAAGTTGATAAGTGGATGGAGAGATTTGATTGTCTTGTTGTTGGTCCAGGGCTGGGGAGGGATCCCTTTCTTCTG GACTGTGTCAGCGAAATCATGAAGCATGCAAGACAATCTAATGTCCCAATTGTGGTAGATGGG GATGGACTTTTTCTTGTTACAAATTGTTTGGATCTTGTTAGTGGTTATCCCTTGGCTGTCTTGACCCCAAATGTAAATGAATATAAGCGTCTTGTACAGAAAGTACTAAGATGTGAAGTAAATGATGATGATGCTATTGGGCAATTACTATCTCTGGCCCAACA GATTGGTGGTGTAACTATCCTCAGGAAGGGAAAATGTGACCTTATTACTGATGGCGAAACAG TTACATCAGTTAGCATCTATGGTTCTCCTCGACGCTGTGGGGGGCAGGGTGATATACTTTCTGGAAG TGTGGCTGTATTCACATCCTGGGCTCGACAATTAGTCTCATCTTCAGATAGGAACACAAGCATAAG TCCAAGGAATCCCACAATGTTAGGATGCATTGCTGCATCCACTTTgttgaggaaagctgcttcacatgCATTTAATGTCAAGAAAAGATCAACTCTGACTACTGATATCATTGAGTATTTAGGAAGAAG TTTGGACGATATCAGTCCAGTTAGTTGA
- the LOC115722630 gene encoding ATP-dependent (S)-NAD(P)H-hydrate dehydratase isoform X1: MLSSAVCSFMLMKLGVNSGFSATHCVLASPAVLRRQEFLIRCLQGYSNQGDQEKLQEVKAMGEPNLEAAAENILRAITPTLDPSKHKGQAGKIAVIGGCREYTGAPYFAAITALKIGADLSHVFCTKDAAPVIKSYSPEIIVHPILEESYSVRDEDKKSILDKVLAEVDKWMERFDCLVVGPGLGRDPFLLDCVSEIMKHARQSNVPIVVDGDGLFLVTNCLDLVSGYPLAVLTPNVNEYKRLVQKVLRCEVNDDDAIGQLLSLAQQIGGVTILRKGKCDLITDGETVTSVSIYGSPRRCGGQGDILSGSVAVFTSWARQLVSSSDRNTSISPRNPTMLGCIAASTLLRKAASHAFNVKKRSTLTTDIIEYLGRSLDDISPVS; this comes from the exons ATGCTTAGCAGTGCTGTTTGCTCATTCATGTTAATGAAACTTGGGGTGAATTCTGGGTTCAGTGCAACACACTGTGTATTGGCTTCCCCAGCTGTTCTCAGAAGGCAAGAGTTTTTAATAAGGTGTCTTCAAGGTTACAGTAATCAAGGTGATCAGGAAAAATTGCAAGAAGTGAAAGCTATGGGTGAACCAAATTTAGAAGCTGCTGCAGAGAACATTTTGAGAGCAATTACTCCTACTCTTGATCCCAGTAAGCATAAGGGGCAGGCAG GAAAGATAGCTGTTATAGGTGGTTGTCGTGAATACACTGGTGCTCCATACTTTGCTGCTATTACTGCATTGAAAATT GGAGCGGATTTGTCCCATGTTTTCTGTACAAAAGATGCTGCCCCTGTTATAAAAAGCTACAGTCCTGAGATAATTGTGCATCCAATTTTAGAGGAGTCTTACAGTGTCAG GGATGAAGACAAAAAATCCATTTTGGATAAAGTTCTTGCTGAAGTTGATAAGTGGATGGAGAGATTTGATTGTCTTGTTGTTGGTCCAGGGCTGGGGAGGGATCCCTTTCTTCTG GACTGTGTCAGCGAAATCATGAAGCATGCAAGACAATCTAATGTCCCAATTGTGGTAGATGGG GATGGACTTTTTCTTGTTACAAATTGTTTGGATCTTGTTAGTGGTTATCCCTTGGCTGTCTTGACCCCAAATGTAAATGAATATAAGCGTCTTGTACAGAAAGTACTAAGATGTGAAGTAAATGATGATGATGCTATTGGGCAATTACTATCTCTGGCCCAACA GATTGGTGGTGTAACTATCCTCAGGAAGGGAAAATGTGACCTTATTACTGATGGCGAAACAG TTACATCAGTTAGCATCTATGGTTCTCCTCGACGCTGTGGGGGGCAGGGTGATATACTTTCTGGAAG TGTGGCTGTATTCACATCCTGGGCTCGACAATTAGTCTCATCTTCAGATAGGAACACAAGCATAAG TCCAAGGAATCCCACAATGTTAGGATGCATTGCTGCATCCACTTTgttgaggaaagctgcttcacatgCATTTAATGTCAAGAAAAGATCAACTCTGACTACTGATATCATTGAGTATTTAGGAAGAAG TTTGGACGATATCAGTCCAGTTAGTTGA
- the LOC115722632 gene encoding uncharacterized protein LOC115722632, whose protein sequence is MSTFMAPGALKEKMTRQENQEDSEEEDWMINWDRRRRTAAAQVLCSVVYALKLYHLYHSKHNVNKPQRNVTGKKRNAPGNNVCRREFESIREAIHSVAEAIREANAIAKRSQVQVYREEEVFAELVNLGVDKRLRYKAYTFLTQNASKVRAFFGCPVEERKNFLLQLMHGPHNL, encoded by the exons ATGTCGACATTTATGGCTCCTGGTGCTCTGAAAGAGAAG ATGACTCGGCAAGAAAATCAGGAAGATAGCGAGGAAGAAGATTGGATGATAAACTGGGATCGCAGACGAAGAACAGCTGCAGCTCAAGTTCTTTGTAGTGTAGTCTATGCCTTGAAATTGTACCACTTATATCATAGTAAGCACAATGTAAATAAGCCTCAAAGAAATGTGACAGGGAAAAAACGAAATGCACCAGGAAACAATGTATGCAGGAGAGAGTTTGAAAGTATAAGAGAAGCGATTCACAGTGTGGCAGAAGCAATAAGGGAAGCAAATGCTATTGCTAAAAGGAGTCAAGTTCAAGTTTATAGAGAGGAAGAAGTTTTTGCAGAGTTAGTGAATCTTGGTGTTGATAAAAGGCTGAGATATAAAGCATACACCTTTCTCACTCAAAATGCATCAAAGGTGAGAGCATTCTTCGGTTGCCCTGTTGAAGAGCGCAAGAATTTTCTGCTGCAACTCATGCATGGACCGCACAATCTTTGA